A window of Nocardia arthritidis genomic DNA:
TCAGATCCTCGTCGGGCAGCGGCAGCACGTTCCACCGCGGCGGCAGGAAGCCGCCGTGTCGGTCGTTGAGCAGCACCCAGAAGCCGGTTGTCGGCAGATCGCCGGTGATGATGTCGGCGTAGCCGTCGTGATCGAGGTCGGCGACCAGGACAGTGGAACGGACCAGCCCGGCGGCCAGCCATCGCGGCTCGGCGAAGTGGCCGGTGCCATCGTTGCGCATGATCGCGATCGCGCCCGGTACCGGGACCAGGTTGTTGAACGCGATATCCAGATGTCCCGAATGGTCGAAATCCGCGAGTTGCACCCCGACCGGCAGTCCACCGGTACGGTAGGTGACATCCGGATTCGGATCGCGGGAATAGGCGCGGTCGACGGTGAAATCGCCCTGGCCGTCGTTGACCAGCACCGTGATGCTGAACTGGTTGCTCACCACCAGATCCAGCTTTCCGGTGCCCCGGAGATCGCCTGCCACAACCGAATTCGCACCCACCTCGGTGGGGATGAACTGGGTGCGGCGCAGCCGCCCGTGACCGTCGCCGCGCAGAATCGCGACGCCGCCCGCATATCCGGTCGCGGCAACGGACTGGTTGCCGTCACCGAAGAAGTCGCCGACCGCCAGCGTCTGTGAGGCGTAGGCCGGACCGAGCCCGCCCGCGTAGTACTCGACCGAATCCTCGAACACCGGATCCGGTCCGGACGACCCGGTACCGCTCGAGCCCGTGTCCGGCGTCGCCGTAGCCGATCCGGCCAGCAGCAGCGCACTCACCGCAGCCAACGCGCACAGCCGCCTGTTTATCGACATCCATTGTCTCCCGGATCTATTCGGTCGGTCTCGGATCTCAACTCCGCGGCACGCAGTCGTACCAGGCCGCGCCGGTGGTGTTCTGCAGGAAGATCTGCGGCCGCAGCACCTGTTCGAGGGTGGCGCGATCGGGAATGGTCACGCACCGGCTCGGCCCTGCGTTGCCCTGCGGCGCGTATTCGGTGGCCACGGCCCGCGACAGCCCGTCGAACGGTTGGCTCAACTCATCGCAGGCGGTCTGGTCGCGGTCGGCGCGGCCATGACAGTTGAACCACGCCATCGCGTAATGGACCGACAGCGCAGGCGATTTCACATTGCGTGGCACACCGAGCCAGTTGATCGAGTCGCCGTGGCTGCCGCCCTCGTAGTCGATGAACATGACCGGGTTGGTGCTGCGCGGATCACGCCGGATCAGGTCGTACAGATCCTTGGTGCCGATCGGCCCGTCGGTCGGCTGGAAGAATGGATTCGGTGGGAAGAACCCGTAGGCGTGGAATCCGGGTAGATCGAAATCCGCGGTCTGCAACTGCACCGCCGCCGACGACGGGAACTGGGTGAACCCGGACATGCCGACATAGGAATCGACCCTGGGTAGCGGCCTTCCGTCATAACCATGGCCCTTGTCCTGCCAGTTCAGGTACGAGGACATGCCGACCGAGCCGATCGACTGGCCCCACAGGTTGATGTGGTCGAGGTCCAGCAGGTCCAGCCACGGATCGCGCATGTTCTGGCCCGCGGGCACGTAGGCGGGGTTGATTCGTACCAGCCGTGGATTCTGCAGCCGCACAACATTTCCGATCTCGTTGTTCAGATCGCTGATCGGCACGATGTCCTGTCCGGCGACCCAGCGCACCACGTCCTGGGCGTCCAGGCAGGAACCCGGTGCGAAACACTTCTCCACCGCGAGCAGCGGCGTCAGCAGATCCAGCGCGTTGCCGTCGCTGGCAGGCTGACCCGCCTGGCCGAAGGTGAAGCTGATGAAACCGTTGCGCGCGGCCCCCTGCGCGTACATCGCGACATCGTTCTGCGTCTCCCCCGCACCCGGGAAACCCACTGTCACCGGATACTTTTCCGGACCAGGTCGATCCGGATCGACACCGTCGGGAAAGTACGCCTTGCCCGCGAGCGAGATGCCGCGCGCGTCGACCATCCGGAACTTGCGCACCGTACCCAGTCTGAATACCGCGCCGGAATCGCTCGATGCACACGCGCCTTCGGTGGTCTCGTACCAGACACTGCCGTCGGAGTTGTTGCACGGCAACCGGAAGCGCGCGGTGGCATATTGCGGATCGTCGTAGTCGTCGTCGTGCATCGCGTCATCGATATCGGCGATTCCGAACCGTCCGTTCTGATTCCAATCCGGGGCGTAGGCCGGATGCGGCGGGAACCCCAGGTCGAAAGGCGGTGTGTGCGTCAGCGCGTCCCACAGTTTCTGCGCCGCCGCCAGCGCGGGCGCGGCTCCCTGCGGCGTCCGCCAGGTCTGCGGTTCGGTCAACTCGACGAACGGCCGCGCCAAATGCCCTGCGTTGGTGAGTATTCCGGCCTTCACGAAGTATTCGAGCTGCCCAGGCGTCAATGCGTCGAGGACAGTGCCGCTGAAAACCTCGCCGATCTCGGTGAACACATAGGACGGGTCCGGCGGCTGCGGTACCGGGTAAGGCTCGGCCACGGTCGGCGACAGACCGGCAGCTGCGGCGAGCAATACCGCCGCGGGCAGCGCCATCAGGCCACGAATTCGGCATACGATACGCACCCGACCTCCAACTCCGCCGAGATGAACCGGCCCGCAGACCGATTCGGACCATGCCGTAATTCAATCGGCGAACGGCGCGCACCGGGATCGCGCCGCCAGTCAGTTCATTGACAATCGCGGACAGCGGGCACGAGTACCACGACCGATCGCACATGGCACCGGTTCGCCCGCCGCTCTCCGAGACCGGGTTCTCGCCGAAACGCGCACGGTATCGGTTACCGATGATTCTTGATCCTTCCGGCCACAAGCTGTGCAGTTCCGGCCGTCCCCGGCGACGCACAAAGTAGTGACCGAATCCGACTGTATTTTTAATCCAATTGCTGCGCAAGGATATCCGGGACGGTGGGGCGCACGGGCCAGGAGGTTGTGATGCGTACCGAGGAGGTACTGGAGACCACCGATGGGGTCCGGCTCAGCACGGTGACCCACCGTATCCCGCTGCCGAGCGGCGCACCCGCCCATCCACGCGACTGTGATTACCTGCGGCACTTGCGCATCCGATGCGCCGACGGCCCGGACGATCCCGCGCGCGCCGACACCGTGCTCACCCTGCTGCCCGGCGCGATCGCGGGTGCGCGATCACTACAACCGTTGGGCTGCAACACTGTTCGCAATCTTCAAGCCGCGGGCGTTATCGCCGAGGTGTGGGTGATCGACCGTCGCGCCAACGGCGTCGAGGATCATTCGGGGATCGAAATCGCCATGGCCGAGGGTGATTATCACCTTGCCTTCGACTACTACTACCGCGGCGCGAAGGTCGGCGGGCGGACCTTCGACGGTTTCCGCACCGATCGCGAACTCGGTTTCCTGGCCGGATTCGGAATGGCCCGCACCGTCGCCGACCTGCACGAGGTGCTGTGCCGCGAGATCGCGGACCCGGATGCCCGGGCGAGATCGCTCTTCCTCGGCGGACATTCACTCGGCGGCATCCAGGCGGGCGCCTATGCCGCTTGGGATTTCGGCGGCCGCCCCGGACACGAACAGATCGCCGGACTGGTCGCGCTCGACACCGTCACCCACCTCGACCCGCTCCGGCTGCGCGGGCGCACCCGAGCAGGTCGGCCGCTCGCAGTGGCGACACGACAGTTCGAGCGGGCGCCGATCGCCATGCGGCGCGGACTGATTCCCTGTAGCACAGCCGTCATGAACGGCGGATGGGGCAACCCGGAGGCGTTCGCGCTCATCGCGGCCGTCGCCACCGCCGCGACGCTCGCGCCCGATGCGGAATCCGATATCCTGCGCCTGCTGCCCGACCATGGCACCGCCGCACGCGTCCTGCGCGGCTCCACCGCCCGAACGTGGCGCGAATATCTCACCGGCACACCGAATTACCGCAAACTGCGGTTGACGAACCTGGCGCTGCTCGGTCTCCTCGGCGGTGCACACACCTCGATCAATTGCGCCGTACTCTCGATGAGCTGCGGCACCCTCGACAGCGCCGCGGTGGCCCCGCGCAGTTTCCCGCTCCCGTTCGAGGCCGGTACCCTACCCGGCCTGCGGTCACTGTATCGGGCCGTGCTCGGAACCCAACCACGGTTCAGTCCAACGTCTTTCGACGAGCTGTACCACTGGCGCGATCACGACCGCTGCTGCGCACCCGACGCGCCGACCCAGCTCAGCCGCGGCGGCACACCCGCATGTGTGACCGGCGAAGTGGTCAGCATCGCCGAACTCGCCAGAATCCTCGCGGGCGGCAGGCTCAACGTCTTCGAGGACTACTTCCCGCTGCGCCAGAGCATCGACGCGGCAGCCGTGCTCGGCGGCTGCCGCACCGGCTCGCTGACCCCGATCCGCCACGAATCCGGCTCGGCCCATTTGCCTTCCGTCAGCCTCATGGGCGGCTCCAGCTTCACCCAGCTCCTCGCCCGCTGGGGTGTCTATCCGGACGACGCCCTATGGTTTCCCGGCTATCTGCACTGCGACGTCGCCGCGGGCGCTCATCCGCGCGCCGACGGCGGTCCCGAACCGATCGCCGCCGCCCTCGCCGACTTCGTCCGCACCAACCTGCCTTCGGCACAAATCGCCTCCTGACCGTTCGCGTTCGGCCGGCTCGACCACGGCGTTCTCCTGTGCGCGTAGCTGTCTGCTGTTATAGGTCGCGCCCGGGTGGCGGTGGTTCCCCGCAGAGACAGCGACAAAACGCCGCCGTGATCACCGGCGAACCGCCACTGCCATCGACCCGGCAGCTCCGAAATCGCCAGAATGAAACCCATACCATCGGGCACGTTCGAACAGATCCGCGCCCACCTGGCCGCACAACTACCGGTCGACTGGCAGCAGATCTACACCACCGCCCTGCCGGTCAAGCACCCCCTGACGAGCGCCGAGGACGACGACATGGACTGGGCCCCAAACCCGACGGTTCACTCGGCTTGCTTCGCCTGACAGACCGGCCGTGACGCGAGAGCCGCGCACGGTGGAAGCTGGGGCACGACAAGATCACCACCCAGCCCACCGCCAAGGAACGCCGTGTCCGACTCCCATACGTCCAATTCCGTCCGGCCTACCCGCCGCGGGCTGCTCCTCGCCGCCGTCGCACTCGCGACGCAGCCCGTACCGACCGCCTTCGCCGCGCCCCGCACCGCGACCGGCCCGGTCCGGATCACCGAGGGGCAGGTCGCCGAGGCCGCGCCGGGCCAGCAGATCTTCTACCCCTCAGTCACCAGCTGCCTGACCGTCACCCTGAGTCTGGGCAGCGGAGCCAAGGTCGGTGCGCACGCCAGCCTCTTCCAGGTGCCCGGTGAGCTGCGGTCCGACGCGATCCTGGCCGCTGCCGCGCGGCAGGCGGGAACCCGGCCGATCATCGCCGTCGAGGTGCGGGGAGCCGTCGGCGCCTGGCATCCCTCGTA
This region includes:
- a CDS encoding FG-GAP repeat domain-containing protein, translated to MSINRRLCALAAVSALLLAGSATATPDTGSSGTGSSGPDPVFEDSVEYYAGGLGPAYASQTLAVGDFFGDGNQSVAATGYAGGVAILRGDGHGRLRRTQFIPTEVGANSVVAGDLRGTGKLDLVVSNQFSITVLVNDGQGDFTVDRAYSRDPNPDVTYRTGGLPVGVQLADFDHSGHLDIAFNNLVPVPGAIAIMRNDGTGHFAEPRWLAAGLVRSTVLVADLDHDGYADIITGDLPTTGFWVLLNDRHGGFLPPRWNVLPLPDEDLKVADMDGDGNLDVISANVAAFSFAVMYGDGQGNFGSPQLTIGPVGPCAVAVGDFTGSGRMDVAALQYLPSTAMIFRNNGDRTFGFVEQHTVGLGPQGTEAARLDNDRHDDLISMSMLSESVAVLRNRLPLETEGQQDR